The DNA region CTTCTATCCTAGATAGAAACGGTCAACGGGGTCAAGTACTGAGTAAAGACTCAGTGTTTAATCCAACCACTCGTCCTTGGTATCAAGCAGCACAAAAAACCAACAATCTAGTTTGGAGTCCTGTCTATCCACATTTTACCACTCGCCAGTTAGGAATTACCGCAGCTCAAGCAGTGCGCGATCGCCAAGGGAATTTAGTTGGAGTTTTAGGAATTGATTATTTTCTCAATAGTCTGAATCAATTTCTCCGTGATTTACCCATTAGTAAAGCAGCAAAAGTTTTAATTATTCAACAAGATGGACAATTGATTGCCAGTTCTGATCCCGATCCGTTAACCCTATTCGATCCAGAATCAGAAACCCACTTAATGATTACTCAAAGTCCCGATCCAATGGTGCAAAAAATCGGAGAAATTTTGATCGCCAAATTTAGTGATTTTAGTCTCATATCTGAACCTCAGTCCTTGATTTTTTACCATAATGGACAAAAGCAATTGGTTTGGGTTGAACCGATTGAAAATCACTGGAACTTGCACTGGGTAGTAGTTGTGGCATTGTCAGAATCTAATGTATTTCATCCAGCTAAAAAAAGAACTATTTATATTTTCATGATTTTAGCAGCAACTGTGGGCAGTGCTTTGGCGGTCTGGAATATGCATCAATTGGTGGTGTCTCCTCTGTTGCGGTTAAATACAACAGCAAAACAACTGAAAAATCGAAGATTTAAACCTGAAAAAATTGCAGATTTAGTTAAGCGTAATGACGAAATCGGTCAATTCAGTCGTGTGTTTGAAGAAATGGCTTTGTTAATTCAAGAGCAACAAAGCAACTTAGAAAAAAGGATTGAACAGTTAAGCACATACAAAACCAAAGCATCTTCTTCAGAGGATACGGAAAATTCTCCAGAATTAAATTCAAGTTACTGGGATTACTTGAAACAAAAATCACAAAAAATCCGCCGAAAAACGCCCCTTGAAAAACATGATTAAGAATCTGTCTATCCGCTATCGTCTACCTCTTTTAATTGTTGCCCCTTCGGTTTTAGTTGTCGGCTTGATAGCCATTGTTCTATTTCAAAAGACCAGACAAAATATTAATACAATTTCCGTTGAGTTAGCCCGTACAACTACTGCTCATGTAGAAGATGATCTTCGGGATTATTTGTCAGTCCCTAATACGATCAATCAGCTTAATCTCCAAAGCATTACATTAGGCGCTCTCAATCTAGAAAATTTACCCAGTTTAGAACTCTATTTTTGGAATCAAATTCAAATTTTTGAAGGCGTGAAAAGTCTGTATTTTAGCAATCCTCAAGGAGAATTTAGGGGAGCAACTATTCTTAACTCAGGAGAAGTTGGAATTAGTATAGCTGGACAAACAACAGATTCTAATGTAATCCGTTACGCAACCACTAGCGATGGTCGCAAAACTGAAATTGTACATCAATCCGCTAATTATGACCCTCGTATTCGTCCTTGGTATCAAGCTGCACTGCAATCCAATAAACCCATTTGGACTGATATTTATCAAGATTTTTCTGCCCAAGAATTAGCCATTACTGCTGCACAAGTTGTTAAAGATTCTCAAGGAGAAGTCCTGGGTGTTCTGGCGGTCGATTTGTTCTTTCAGGGAATCAATGAATTTCTGCAAGACTTAACTATTGGTAAAACAGGACAAGTTTTAATTATCGATCGCGAAGGATTCTTAATTGCCAGTTCTAATCCAGATTTGATTGCAGAAGCTAAACGTCATCAAGATCGGTTAAATATTGTCGGTAGTGAGAATGAGTTAATTTCGGCGATCGCTGAAAATTTAATTAACCAATTTGGCAGTTTTTTTCGACTTGAAAGTACGGTGAATTCATCTCTTAAGTGGAACGGAAAACACGTCAGTTTTCAAGTCAAAAGCTTTCGCGATCGCTTAGGCTTAGATTGGCTGATTGTGGTGATTATTCCTGAAGAAGATTTTATGCAACAAGTAGCTATCCAAGCCTGGATAACTTTCGTTTTAGAACTTTTGATTTTATTATCATCTTTGGGGATTGGCTTAGGAGTCAGTCGTTGGGTTCTACAACCTATTTTTCAATTTAGTGAAGCTGCCGATCAAATTAAATCCCAATCTTTTAATCCCCAAACCTTAGAGAATTTATATCAACGTCAAGATGAAGTGGGCGAATTAGCTAGAGTCTTTGTAGATATGGCGGTAGAAACCGGCGATCGCCAACAAAGCCTTCAAGACGAGTTAAATCTAT from Roseofilum reptotaenium CS-1145 includes:
- a CDS encoding cache domain-containing protein — translated: MIKNLSIRYRLPLLIVAPSVLVVGLIAIVLFQKTRQNINTISVELARTTTAHVEDDLRDYLSVPNTINQLNLQSITLGALNLENLPSLELYFWNQIQIFEGVKSLYFSNPQGEFRGATILNSGEVGISIAGQTTDSNVIRYATTSDGRKTEIVHQSANYDPRIRPWYQAALQSNKPIWTDIYQDFSAQELAITAAQVVKDSQGEVLGVLAVDLFFQGINEFLQDLTIGKTGQVLIIDREGFLIASSNPDLIAEAKRHQDRLNIVGSENELISAIAENLINQFGSFFRLESTVNSSLKWNGKHVSFQVKSFRDRLGLDWLIVVIIPEEDFMQQVAIQAWITFVLELLILLSSLGIGLGVSRWVLQPIFQFSEAADQIKSQSFNPQTLENLYQRQDEVGELARVFVDMAVETGDRQQSLQDELNLLNFQVSQSNDNPYELTALKKWQKKASCIRTVYDYHPHLPQLLSQVPYYQRLTPEQLSQLVMEGKIKRVEVGDYICREDQPGDEFYIILTGSVRIFVEKINKPLVTLSSGQSFGELALMLGGNRTATAIAIEETTLFLIDRLNFGKVLHQYPQMAEQIAQDLHRHQTELQERKQLLAEYGLLEDDETDLLQQIKSRMKTLFNL
- a CDS encoding cache domain-containing protein is translated as MVSLKKLIPILTVTPLMATLAFTGVLAIYNADKTVDELSRSWMKESVMQIKSQVHLNLRQPEIIYKLSLNRYQSNPSIWKNTQNLTINFYNKIRFFPSVSNIYFGSPNQEFIGVKLNENGQFTQSYSGENTDYQHITSILDRNGQRGQVLSKDSVFNPTTRPWYQAAQKTNNLVWSPVYPHFTTRQLGITAAQAVRDRQGNLVGVLGIDYFLNSLNQFLRDLPISKAAKVLIIQQDGQLIASSDPDPLTLFDPESETHLMITQSPDPMVQKIGEILIAKFSDFSLISEPQSLIFYHNGQKQLVWVEPIENHWNLHWVVVVALSESNVFHPAKKRTIYIFMILAATVGSALAVWNMHQLVVSPLLRLNTTAKQLKNRRFKPEKIADLVKRNDEIGQFSRVFEEMALLIQEQQSNLEKRIEQLSTYKTKASSSEDTENSPELNSSYWDYLKQKSQKIRRKTPLEKHD